A window of Plasmodium brasilianum strain Bolivian I chromosome 8, whole genome shotgun sequence contains these coding sequences:
- a CDS encoding kinase-related protein PKRP, producing the protein MQLKTQFHNFLKNHSDNSVHNCINIDNELIQNIHKFYKQKCEKHSVAFRPPSYLNEGCSNSVELSALSKTFDINNICVSLKLKLKVKNRNGKEKQNDCLYFDINPGGIMSKNQKNFFYQYKYTSEKNDEYFENLPREHKMKYFTSLSYNLAGNVIECSQSKYKLINILQSAIYGSVYLSEVIEDVDKSLVNTQKAIKILSKHLIEMAKDKVQEDPLSEYYYRDNMSGHSNILSCDNIFDDNLYVYMVMPFAIHGDLFEVMKHRNKSFSEEEARYLFYQILLAIKFLHSKKMALRDISLENILLFENEKNGLIYPVLNDPGQAIYFNINKKHEVILEEYTKVFGKIFRPPEIYEKCKYDPTKVDIFCTGYILYFCLTKHELFRCALNKDIYWNMLKNKKYNELLKDKKGLHLSNQALDLIFHCLEPNFKIRYNINEALNHPWFKGTFFPVHNLNLYCDDALGPPQVGISGKRNRSSNGNRSYSGNNGNSNSISCHNDNRSSARDNNANRSSTTVNCSGHSGIINTTHSFKLSLEIEQYAKKNNIRIDENSTMEFQIYEHVFLSPNSYNIQIQNKCSKACCSLYNSYKKINYIQQPEHGHNVANVFSPFNQYNSSDKSTNSYHSQKGKNNNNNMTNVEKDTMMMPINRGSIPECCSYTTCNSNKMYNVSSSEHLSGTTMNRNTISYTQIKGSAKNFQRADYNSKQINYVNQPNCDSICVAGTNQFDYKKTLKTCNELNYLENKSANHVASKQFFLKNEENNVVKKKKYISTAPVVSNKEMPTVSVVSEMEFNKMEEFPKRGSHERNYVSLIVDLQENVFTSSRKDRENGKSVSTADEYGKIMHSSCENGKIMHSSCENGKIMHNSGENGKIMHSSSRNSGGRSAELSKNTSLIEIEMNNESCGKCAQVVESNESQKCKVLEEIPENTSFLKKLKKNEEPPDENNKLYILPYTELEVVRGKINDDKFVVEKIRDEFCVVGNKVQVNNDAGAATAATATATAATATATAATATAATATAATATATAATATTATTATATAATATAATATTATATTATAATATATAATATTATSTAATPSTKKSSHKNAAILEEAKKGNARNGPANVFKSSFLSTSSSNVNKEKEGITMRVRNRKNTNNDDTMYGTKEMYIKSSSHGEVSGKDGQSIIILSGINGVTGVNDRSEQNQCTSPLNVYDSCGTNESYDSSKNSCICAGQIINKNCYVEKHFLQNISRKCSVLVCSDRTSGLKQNDDVISEKFQHASKKYKNDSLSNEKHLSDSFSTSMESNIVGEKKKVETIKLNMNNLCKSYHSPSSDINFSKNFISSKKEINDSKESIILKDKEYKQIDNNLCYEVIKDENENYGKRQMIQGSITNESISCLPVEDKQECALENVNRVTSLLTTECLDIYASKEKRQLILEGDYMEQYDEKDSEESNLGSFRSELEALIFKDVMDTEVDADVDAVVDAGVDAEYEEDEFKDALQYELENALDREIKEEEENIEKEEQIDFNIDPSDLENRFKGEPAHMQVDQSLLERSDKWDNKIDNTLGDKAEKVIHSSQEKLIKFCIGTLDDLEEGVAVNKLLLEELNETNKYKKGAIKEKLRRERGKKIIIRSRKKLNEIKEILKKKNVSCKLKIKKRRSMNKMKKVKYCFNSEKKKSKIVKYGTCVFDKNKKKVLFFNNKLNKENKRNLFIIRNPTPVENHLYNAKLNIFIDKKSIPDKRNENENKSISTITKCANGKSGAKKNKHSNNSSSKRINRSYNYSNVKQTSISKRHTISGVQLEGENKKKNDFITPKVEQKNRKIKFCKEPGRAGKIIKNVFLLPSVRRTIGVLYETKKRNHQYSEKNIKRSDNLYNHWLEKKGGSNYSLTAAELDRVDRKAVGVLQSASYIKQCAKGKMKKDKNEMHENFVEKFSKNILLERDVSKKYGKQTKKQNKKKNLNELYEDNKYSNVLINDSRKDTKGSKFEKTNFLKNVIRKQPFRESLINNQRNRQEKKKVLTYNFDIKNENKKLDTTNGKNVYVNKVYTGNYVDVAVHNNDKCIINGICATRGRHVNALGRSSVKGFTHRITGIEDATNKWNKNDVNITKWNNISGKKSECNNGVEKNEKGKTSSGVEKRKIMLTSYVKKYNANNDSENNDKGNNSNKRNNNNDSSKNYNINFSYSKRLPNVTKRREKPLISSTLLSNNSMGNTPSRMKENYSIRNIITDTTMKNKKKIITTMKRKMQGENASSNELTLEQFLNNMNGDVRKKDEKNRKREDEEAATFPKKAAINGNTKVEINGKINSRKLNMRDEGHTVSICTNNDVKNKLLHVTLSNIKKEEKSMGKNYPKMENYISHGKGIVSSKMEGHNNKRLTRLLFNHKKYFTNKIENNKIKKNYLLEKGEAPRKKEDKMERNNYNTSSRETNSFCQTKRGKKANLAHSVNSANNASNANSTNSLNSTRRTYNKRSGELAYNKYCSYLEKRKTCILYFKRGLKTKLDKMKKKKLTNKDEHNDGGSRGCSDVCNEDCNKDCDEDCSDNRIDNSIDNIIDNHNDVGKTIEDHLSEKKANPNDDLSFIEKNKNKNCDNEHVCSTYEKKSLLLKNVTQIERDEMNELNSSSYQEINLRGQEKELDLLKRLSSSNNGIHERVITPPSDAYNNKTDAYRMDQQISGIENTSKDKNDYTTEPNSYHCSKGCMTSSEQQHLPVGIHRGAIYPQKGSNCGISGISGISGISGISGINGISGINGISGINGIDGIKDNGNNSGGSSHVKCTHMGVGSPTGATLSHITQKSNDDQGKNMYMPSTSKHLNIYQNEPFLYNKAYEDSYFTAKAWNQSVRHSYNSYNFEKFSKRTNKSNDEKNASNYVHHNEIEGINDDKVKNMNSFLKDKLTIDNHFSLNNVYTHSTNKVYDDQEKKILNASNLYIVPREINHIRKEVESLMRETCGDNIRPQCTRRRPKKSPSGKAIKEHAVSISNKRSGSNPGEAAHEKDDHPLEIEARLKVDNPVQNTNPQMFASYIRSSKENMEICHNNNDECNNLVENDKKDMYCTEERMHDKFTKNEKIKTNDKRKDYSFANDKEQHGIISTEQAPPQEAPPREAPPLNNLLHSYMNEQAINVELFQNQRRKSKFPLHLSADLMKADTCKITNKANKIYNECDHRRLTKYAKHIKQPYNINTLNKKGNVFLNNVPYLYHGKQVSVNLRNSHYAKREERGNQCLVNLVGGKRYPKVCTTTKKREERYVGDHLNVAHDHVSEAHDRVSEAHDRVNVAHNRVNVAHDRVNVAHDRVNTNVQPPSPSAQSSKIVTPPQKRKINVHRNVKGENISIIGSIGSVGGIDNVSNTIATKCIKDKGCAIINTGRNANETKNMNSSKKNLSWSEKLFQHERKKEEEGISKTGLTFNALESNNELRKNKCMKYITRRGAIRGGIISGANLNNGGNINGGGNFNNGGTNYCTTHKSCTGGRNSHGTVQKLAILHKDNYKSKCNTVMIGKNKSYLCTKWNVKENKISTNISQLHFCENRNVHNMVQWEHAPEKTYSTKNNKLTNLLHNNIFPYKITSILFNKKI; encoded by the exons ATGCAATTAAAAACACAATTCCATAATTTCTTGAAAAACCATTCAGACAACAGCGTTCATAACTGCATAAATATCGACAATGagttaatacaaaatatacacaaattTTATAAGCAAAAATGTGAAAAGCACAGCGTGGCATTTAGGCCACCATCCTACCTGAACGAGGGCTGTAGCAATAGTGTAGAACTTTCAGCTTTAAGTAAAACCTTtgacataaataatatttgcgTTTCActgaaattaaaattaaaagtaaaaaatagaaatggaaaagaaaaacaaaacgaTTGCCTATATTTTGATATTAATCCAGGAGGAATTATGTCTAAAAATCAAAAGAACTTTTTTTATCAGTACAAATATACtagtgaaaaaaatgatgagtACTTTGAGAACTTACCAAGGGAACACAAAATGAAATAC TTCACTTCGCTATCTTACAATTTGGCTGGAAACGTCATTGAATGCAGTCAGTCGAAGTACAAGTTAATTAACATTCTTCAATCTGCAATTTATGGGAGTGTCTACTTATCCGAAGTAATTGAAGATGTTGATAAAAGTTTAGTAAATACCCAGAAGgctattaaaatattatctaAACATCTTATAGAAATGGCAAAGGATAAAGTGCAAGAAGATCCGCTGTCAGAGTACTATTATAGAGATAATATGAGTGGTCATAGTAATATATTGAGTTGcgataatatttttgatgATAATTTGTATGTCTATATGGTTATGCCTTTTGCTATCCATGGTGATTTGTTTGAAGTTATGAAGCATAGaaataaatcattttcaGAAGAAGAAGCTAgatatttgttttatcaaattttattagctattaaatttttgcattcaaaaaaaatggcATTAAGAGATATATCCCTAGAAAATATACTCTTGtttgaaaatgaaaagaatggTTTAATATACCCAGTGTTAAATGATCCTGGGCAagctatatattttaatataaataaaaagcatGAAGTTATATTAGAAGAGTATACAAAGGTTTTTGGGAAAATTTTCAGACCTCcagaaatatatgaaaaatgtaaatatgacCCAACAAAAGttgatattttttgtacaggatatattctatatttttgtttaacaAAACATGAACTGTTCAGGTGTGCActaaataaagatatatattggaatatgttgaaaaataaaaaatataacgaattgttaaaagataaaaaaggaTTACATCTATCCAATCAAGCGCttgatttaatatttcattgcTTAGAaccaaattttaaaataagatataaCATTAACGAAGCTTTGAATCATCCTTGGTTCAAGGGTACCTTCTTCCCTGTGCACAATCTTAATTTGTACTGTGATGATGCTCTGGGACCTCCACAGGTCGGCATATCTGGCAAAAGAAACAGGAGCAGTAACGGCAATAGAAGTTATAGCGGCAATAATGGTAATAGCAATAGTATTAGTTGTCATAATGATAATAGAAGCAGTGCTCGCGATAATAATGCTAATAGAAGCAGTACTACTGTCAACTGTAGCGGTCACAGCGGCATTATCAATACCACACACTCGTTCAAACTCTCTCTGGAAATTGAACAATACgcaaaaaagaataacataAGGATAGACGAAAACTCAACTATGGAAtttcaaatatatgaacatgttTTTTTATCTCCTAACTCGTacaatatacaaatacaaaataaatgcagTAAAGCCTGCTGTTCTTTGTATAATAGTTATAAGaagataaattatattcaacAACCTGAACATGGTCATAATGTTGCAAAtgttttttccccttttaatCAATATAACAGTAGTGATAAGAGTACTAATAGTTATCATTCccaaaaaggtaaaaataataacaataacatgACTAATGTGGAGAAAGATACAATGATGATGCCAATTAACAGAGGAAGCATCCCTGAATGTTGTTCTTACACTACCTGTAATTCGAATAAAATGTACAATGTCAGCAGCTCAGAGCACCTCAGTGGTACCACCATGAACCGAAACACAATCAGTTATACCCAGATCAAAGGCAGTGCCAAAAACTTCCAGCGAGCCGATTATAACAGCAAGCAGATAAACTATGTTAACCAACCCAACTGTGACAGCATATGTGTGGCAGGAACTAATCAGTTTGACTACAAGAAGACGTTAAAAACCTGCAACGAACTTA attatttagaaaataaaagcgCTAACCATGTAGCGTCTAAGCAgtttttccttaaaaatgaagaaaataatgtagtcaaaaaaaaaaaatatatatcaactGCTCCGGTGGTATCAAATAAGGAAATGCCTACCGTGAGCGTAGTTTCAGAAATGGAATTTAACAAAATGGAAGAATTCCCAAAAAGAGGAAGCCACGAGAGAAACTACGTTTCGTTGATTGTAGATCTTCAGGAAAATGTGTTCACTTCGAGCAGAAAGGATAGggaaaatggaaaaagtGTGAGCACTGCAGATgaatatggaaaaattatgCATAGTTCATgtgaaaatggaaaaattatgCATAGTTCATGTGAAAATGGGAAAATTATGCACAATTCAGgggaaaatggaaaaattatgCACAGTTCTAGTAGAAACAGCGGGGGAAGGAGCGCTGAGTTGTCGAAAAACACCAGCTTGATTGAAATAGAAATGAATAATGAGAGTTGCGGAAAATGTGCGCAGGTAGTCGAAAGTAATGAGTCTCAAAAATGTAAAGTGTTGGAAGAAATTCCAGAAAATacttcctttttaaaaaaattaaaaaagaacgaAGAACCACCTGACGAAAATAACAAGTTGTATATTCTTCCGTATACTGAACTGGAAGTCGTAAGgggtaaaataaatgatgacAAGTTTGTtgttgaaaaaataagagatGAATTTTGTGTAGTAGGCAACAAAGTGCAAGTTAACAACGATGCGGGCGCTGCTACTgctgctactgctactgctactgctgctactgctactgctactgctgctactgctactgctgctactgctactgctgctactgctactgctactgctgctactgctactactgctactactgctactgctactgctgctactgctactgctgctactgctactactgctactgctactactgctactgctgctactgctactgctactgctgctactgctactactgctacttcTACTGCTGCTACTCCTTCTACCAAAAAGAGCAGCCACAAGAACGCCGCCATTTTGGAAGAGGCCAAAAAGGGAAATGCAAGAAATGGGCCAGCGAACGTATTTAAGAGCAGTTTTTTAAGTACTAGCAGTTCAAATgtaaataaggaaaaagaaggaaTAACAATGAGGGTAAGAAATCGAAAGAACacaaataatgatgataCGATGTATGGGACTAaagaaatgtatataaaaagtagCTCACATGGAGAGGTTAGTGGAAAGGATGGACaaagtataattattttaagtgGAATAAATGGTGTAACTGGTGTAAATGATCGAAGTGAGCAAAACCAGTGCACATCGCCCCTCAATGTTTATGATTCCTGTGGTACTAACGAAAGTTATGATAGTTCAAAGAATAGCTGTATTTGTGCGGGACAAATAatcaataaaaattgttatgtAGAAAAGCATTTTCTTCAAAATATTAGCAGAAAGTGCAGTGTTCTTGTGTGTAGTGATAGAACAAGTGGCTTGAAGCAAAACGATGATGTTATTAGTGAAAAGTTCCAACATGCGtctaaaaaatacaaaaatgatTCTTTATCGAATGAAAAACATCTTAGTGATAGCTTCTCTACCTCTATGGAGTCCAATATTGTAGGCGAAAAGAAGAAAGTAGAaactataaaattaaatatgaacaatttaTGTAAAAGTTACCATTCCCCTTCTTcagatataaatttttcaaaaaattttatttcatctaaaaaagagataaacGATTCTAAAGAGagcataattttaaaagataagGAGTATAAGCAAATAGATAATAATCTATGTTATGAAGTGATAAAGGATGAAAATGAGAATTACGGAAAAAGACAGATGATACAAGGTAGCATTACGAATGAGTCTATATCTTGTCTTCCAGTTGAAGACAAACAAGAATGCGCACtagaaaatgtaaatagaGTTACATCATTATTAACAACTGAATGTTTGGACATATATGCATCAAAAGAGAAAAGGCAGTTAATTTTGGAAGGTGACTACATGGAACAATATGACGAAAAGGATTCCGAGGAATCAAACCTGGGTTCTTTTCGAAGCGAGTTAGAAGCCCTCATCTTCAAAGATGTAATGGATACGGAAGTAGATGCAGATGTAGATGCAGTTGTAGACGCTGGAGTAGACGCAGAGTACGAAGAAGATGAGTTTAAAGACGCCTTGCAGTATGAGCTGGAAAACGCATTGGATAGAGAAATtaaagaagaagaggaaaatatagaaaaggaGGAGCAGATTGATTTTAATATAGATCCTTCTGATTTGGAAAACAGATTTAAGGGGGAGCCAGCACATATGCAAGTAGACCAGTCCCTACTTGAACGGAGCGATAAATGGGACaataaaatagataataCGTTGGGGGATAAAGCAGAAAAAGTCATCCATTCATCCCAAgagaaattaataaaattttgtatagGAACATTGGATGATCTAGAAGAAGGAGTGGCAGTAAACAAACTACTGCTTGAGGAGCTTAACGAAACGAACAAGTATAAAAAAGGTgcaataaaggaaaaattgaGGAGagaaaggggaaaaaagataataataaggAGTAGAAAGAAGCTaaacgaaataaaagaaattttgaagaaaaaaaatgtatcatgcaaattgaaaataaaaaagagaagatcaatgaataaaatgaaaaaggtaaaatattGCTTTAATtcagaaaagaaaaaaagcaaaattgtaaaatatggAACATGTGTATttgataagaataaaaaaaaagtccttttttttaacaacaAATTGAACAAAGAGAATAAAAGAAACTTGTTCATAATAAGAAACCCCACTCCAGTAGAAAACCATTTGTATAATGCAAAACTGAACATATTTATAGATAAAAAGAGTATACCTGACAAGcgaaatgaaaatgaaaataagagCATATCTACCATTACTAAGTGCGCAAATGGAAAAAGcggtgcaaaaaaaaataagcatagTAACAACAGTAGTAGCAAACGTATCAACAGAAGTTACAATTACAGTAATGTCAAACAAACGTCCATTTCAAAAAGACATACTATATCAGGAGTACAACTAGAaggtgaaaataaaaaaaagaatgactTCATTACTCCCAAAGTAGAgcaaaaaaacagaaaaattaaattctgTAAAGAACCTGGAAGAGCagggaaaataataaaaaatgtgttcTTACTCCCCAGTGTTAGAAGAACAATAGGAGTGTtatatgaaacaaaaaagaggaaTCATCAGTACAGTgagaaaaacataaaacgGAGTGATAATTTGTACAACCACTGGTTAGAAAAGAAAGGAGGTAGTAATTATTCCTTGACAGCTGCTGAATTGGATAGAGTCGATAGAAAGGCAGTAGGTGTTCTCCAATCAGCTAGTTACATTAAACAATGTGCAAAAGGTAAGatgaaaaaagataaaaatgaaatgcatgaaaattttgtcgaaaaatttagtaaaaatatattacttgaAAGGGATGTAAGTAAGAAATATGGGAAACagacaaaaaaacaaaacaaaaaaaaaaatctaaacGAATTGTATGaagataataaatattctaatGTTCTTATCAACGATTCTAGAAAAGACACAAAAGGTTCAAAgtttgaaaaaacaaattttttaaaaaatgtaataagaAAACAACCATTTAGAGAAAGCTTAATTAATAATCAGCGCAACagacaagaaaaaaaaaaggtactaACCTACaattttgatataaaaaatgaaaataaaaaattagacaCTACCAATGGCAAAAATGTTTATGTGAATAAAGTATATACGGGTAACTACGTAGATGTAGCAGTtcataataatgataaatgtATTATCAATGGCATATGTGCAACTAGAGGAAGGCATGTGAATGCATTGGGAAGAAGTAGCGTAAAGGGATTTACTCATAGAATAACAGGTATAGAGGATGCTACCAACAAATGGAATAAGAATGACGTAAATATTACCAAGTGGAATAATATTTCGGGGAAGAAGAGTGAATGCAATAACGGCGTagagaaaaatgagaaaGGAAAAACCTCGAGCGGggttgaaaaaagaaaaattatgttaaccTCATACGTGAAGAAGTATAACGCGAATAATGATAGTGAAAACAATGATAAGGggaataatagtaataagagaaataataacaatgacagcagtaaaaattataatattaattttagttATAGTAAACGTTTGCCCAATGTGACCAAACGAAGAGAGAAGCCCTTAATCTCTTCTACTCTTCTGTCTAATAATTCCATGGGAAATACACCCTCACGGATGAAAGAAAACTATTCTATTCGAAATATTATAACAGACACTACgatgaaaaataagaaaaagattATAACAACaatgaagagaaaaatgCAGGGAGAGAACGCATCAAGTAATGAATTAACATTAGaacaatttttaaacaatatGAATGGAGATGTGAGAAAGAAGGATGAGAAAAATAGAAAGCGAGAAGATGAAGAGGCAGCTACATTTCCAAAAAAGGCTGCCATAAATGGGAATACAAAGGTAgaaataaatggaaaaataaacagTAGAAAGCTCAACATGAGAGACGAAGGTCATACTGTCTCTATCTGCACTAACAATgacgtaaaaaataaactgcTGCATGTTACTTTGTCCAATataaagaaagaagaaaaatcaATGGGAAAGAATTACccaaaaatggaaaattatatttcacATGGCAAAGGTATAGTCAGTAGTAAAATGGAAGGACATAACAATAAACGCCTTACAAGACTGTTATTCAACCATAAAAAGTATTTCAcgaataaaatagaaaataataaaataaaaaaaaattatttacttgAAAAGGGAGAGGCTCCTAGGAAAAAAGAGGATAAAATGGAAAGGAACAATTACAATACATCTTCCAGGGAAACAAATAGTTTTTGTCAAAccaaaaggggaaaaaaagcAAACCTTGCACACAGTGTAAACAGTGCAAACAATGCAAGCAATGCAAACAGTACGAATAGTTTGAATAGTACAAGAAGGACGTACAACAAGCGCAGTGGTGAGTTAGCCTACAATAAATATTGCAGCTATctagaaaagagaaaaacatgcatactttattttaaaagggGGTTAAAAACGAAGTTGGacaagatgaaaaaaaagaagttgaCTAATAAGGATGAACATAATGATGGTGGTAGCAGAGGCTGTAGCGATGTCTGTAATGAAGACTGTAATAAGGACTGTGATGAAGACTGTAGTGATAATCGTATCGATAACAGCATCGATAACATCATCGATAACCATAACGATGTTGGTAAAACGATAGAGGATCATTTAAGTGAGAAAAAGGCGAATCCAAACGATGATCTTtcttttatagaaaaaaataaaaataaaaattgtgaCAATGAACATGTTTGTTCGACGtatgaaaagaaaagtttgcttttaaaaaatgtaactcAGATAGAAAGAGACGAAATGAATGAATTGAACAGTAGTTCCTATCAGGAAATAAATTTGCGAGGGCAAGAAAAAGAACtagatttattaaaaaggtTAAGCAGTTCGAACAATGGCATACATGAGAGGGTTATAACTCCTCCCAGTGAtgcttataataataaaacagatGCATATAGGATGGATCAACAAATTAGTGGCATCGAAAACACGAGCAAAGATAAAAACGATTACACAACTGAGCCAAATTCTTACCATTGCAGTAAGGGCTGCATGACTAGTTCAGAACAGCAGCATTTGCCGGTGGGCATCCACAGAGGTGCGATATACCCTCAAAAGGGAAGCAATTGCGGTATTAGCGGCATTAGCGGAATTAGCGGTATTAGCGGTATTAGCGGTATTAACGGTATTAGCGGTATTAACGGTATTAGCGGAATTAACGGAATTGACGGAATTAAGGACAATGGTAATAATAGCGGAGGTAGCAGTCATGTgaaatgtacacatatggGGGTGGGCTCACCCACGGGTGCTACTCTCTCCCATATAACACAAAAAAGTAACGATGATCAGGGGAAAAACATGTACATGCCTTCCACTAGCAAacatttaaacatatatcaGAATGAACCTTTTCTATATAACAAGGCGTATGAAGACTCTTATTTTACGGCAAAGGCATGGAATCAGTCTGTTCGCCATAGTTACAACagttataattttgaaaaattttcaaaaagaacaaataagagtaatgatgaaaaaaatgcgAGTAACTATGTTCATCATAACGAAATTGAAGGGATAAATGatgataaagtaaaaaacatgaactcatttttaaaagacaAACTAACCATAGATAACCATTTTAGTTTAAATAACGTATACACACATAGCACTAACAAAGTATATGATGAtcaagagaaaaaaatattaaatgcaTCTAATTTGTATATAGTGCCAAGGGAGATTAACCATATTCGTAAAGAAGTAGAGAGTCTAATGCGAGAGACCTGTGGTGATAACATAAGACCACAGTGTACTAGAAGAAGGCCGAAAAAGAGCCCCTCGGGAAAGGCCATAAAGGAGCATGCGGTGAGTATTAGCAATAAACGAAGTGGTAGCAATCCAGGAGAGGCTGCTCACGAAAAAGATGATCATCCCTTAGAAATCGAAGCTAGATTAAAAGTAGACAATCCCGTACAAAACACAAATCCCCAAATGTTCGCTTCATACATAAGGAGTAGCAAAGAAAATATGGAAATCTGTCATAATAACAATGATGAATGCAATAATTTAGttgaaaatgataaaaaagacATGTACTGTACAGAAGAAAGAATGCATGAtaaatttactaaaaatgaaaaaataaaaactaatGATAAGAGGAAAGATTACTCTTTCGCAAACGATAAAGAGCAACACGGTATTATTTCCACTGAACAGGCACCTCCTCAGGAAGCACCCCCTCGAGAAGCACCTCCACTTAACAATCTGTTGCATTCTTACATGAACGAGCAGGCGATAAATGTAGAGCTATTCCAAAACCAAAGGAGAAAATCAAAATTTCCTCTACACTTATCAGCTGATTTGATGAAAGCCGATACTTGTAAGATAACaaataaagcaaataaaatatataacgaATGCGATCATAGGAGACTtacaaaatatgcaaaacatataaaacagccatataacataaatacattaaataaaaagggtaatgtttttttaaacaatgtTCCATATTTATATCATGGTAAGCAAGTGTCTGTTAACTTGCGCAACTCTCATTATGCTAAGAGGGAAGAAAGAGGAAATCAGTGCTTGGTCAATCTGGTAGGGGGGAAAAGATACCCCAAGGTATGTACAACGACTAAGAAGAGAGAAGAAAGGTATGTAGGTGATCATCTTAATGTAGCACATGACCATGTTAGTGAAGCACATGACCGTGTTAGTGAAGCACATGACCGTGTTAATGTAGCACATAACCGTGTTAATGTAGCACATGACCGTGTTAATGTAGCACATGACCGTGTTAATACAAATGTACAGCCACCATCTCCTTCTGCGCAGTCTAGCAAAATTGTTACTCCACCCcagaagagaaaaataaatgtgcACCGAAATGTGAAGGGGGAAAACATAAGCATTATAGGGAGCATAGGCAGTGTGGGAGGCATAGACAACGTAAGCAACACAATTGCCACTAAATGCATTAAAGATAAAGGGTGTGCAATAATTAACACAGGAAGAAATGcgaatgaaacaaaaaatatgaacagtaGTAAAAAGAACCTGTCCTGGTCAGAAAAACTTTTCCAACatgagagaaaaaaagaggaagaggGAATTTCAAAAACAGGATTAACTTTTAATGCGTTAGAAAGTAACAATGAgttaagaaaaaacaaatgcaTGAAGTACATAACTCGGAGAGGGGCAATAAGGGGCGGCATCATCAGTGGAGCTAACCTCAACAATGGAGGAAATATCAATGGTGGAGGCAATTTTAACAATGGAGGTACCAATTACTGCACTACTCATAAAAGTTGTACAGGTGGGAGAAACTCACATGGTACGGTACAAAAATTAGCTATACTACATAAAGACAACTATAAAAGTAAATGTAACACAGTTATGATAGGAAAGAATAAATCATACTTATGCACAAAGTGGAATGttaaagaaaacaaaatatctACAAATATTTCACAACTTCATTTTTGCGAAAATAGGAATGTACATAATATGGTACAATGGGAACATGCTCCCGAAAAAACCTACTCaactaaaaataataaactcaCCAACTTATTacataataacatttttccatataaaattactagtatattatttaataagaaaatataa